The following are encoded together in the Bradyrhizobium algeriense genome:
- the mmsA gene encoding multiple monosaccharide ABC transporter ATP-binding protein, whose amino-acid sequence MTAILEMRGVSKSFSGVQALRDVNFTVEAGQIHALVGENGAGKSTLMKVLSGVYPHGDYEGSIIFDGEERRFRDVNDSEALGIIIIHQELALIPLMSIAENIFLSHPPSRLGVIDRDTVYRRTQELLAQVGLTEMPDTLVTDLGVGKQQLVEIAKALSKRVRLLILDEPTASLNENDSAALLDRLLAFRAQGIASILISHKLSEVARVADRITVLRDGRTVDSIDCRAEPVEEDRIIRSMVDRDLAHRFPQRTAAIGEPVFAVQDWTVYHPQHRERRVIKEVDFEVRRGEVVGIAGLMGAGRTEFAMSLFGRAWGDRISGRVWLDGREVHLSSVAAAIDAGLAYVTEDRKQLGLILDSDVRKNITLASLSRVARQGVIDDMSELRVASDYRNRMRIRCSDVYQETGQLSGGNQQKVVLSKWLMTDPKVLILDEPTRGIDVGAKYEIYCIINELAEAGKGVVMISSEMPELLGVCDRISVMNDGAFVGEFAAAEATQERIMRAIMRNKEMDKKVLQGDLRP is encoded by the coding sequence ATGACCGCAATTCTCGAAATGCGCGGCGTGAGCAAGAGCTTTTCCGGCGTTCAGGCCCTGCGCGACGTCAACTTCACGGTTGAGGCGGGCCAGATCCATGCGCTGGTCGGCGAGAACGGCGCCGGCAAGTCGACCCTGATGAAGGTTCTCAGCGGCGTCTACCCCCATGGCGATTATGAAGGCAGCATCATCTTCGACGGCGAGGAGCGGCGCTTTCGTGACGTCAATGATTCCGAAGCGCTCGGCATCATCATCATCCACCAGGAGCTGGCGCTGATTCCGCTGATGTCGATTGCGGAGAACATCTTCCTGTCGCATCCGCCGTCCCGTCTCGGCGTGATCGACCGCGACACGGTCTATCGCCGGACCCAGGAACTGCTCGCCCAGGTCGGCCTCACCGAGATGCCCGATACGCTGGTGACGGACCTTGGCGTCGGCAAGCAGCAACTGGTCGAAATCGCCAAGGCCTTGTCCAAGCGGGTGCGACTATTGATCCTCGACGAACCGACCGCCAGCCTGAATGAGAACGACAGCGCGGCGCTATTGGATCGTCTGCTTGCGTTCCGCGCGCAGGGGATCGCCTCGATCCTGATCTCGCACAAATTGTCGGAGGTCGCCCGCGTCGCCGACCGGATCACGGTGCTGCGCGATGGCCGCACCGTCGACAGCATCGATTGCCGGGCCGAGCCGGTGGAAGAGGACCGTATCATCCGCAGCATGGTCGATCGCGACCTGGCCCATCGCTTTCCGCAACGCACGGCCGCGATCGGCGAGCCGGTCTTCGCCGTGCAGGACTGGACGGTGTACCACCCACAACACCGCGAACGCCGGGTGATCAAGGAAGTCGATTTCGAGGTCCGGCGCGGCGAGGTGGTCGGGATTGCCGGGTTGATGGGCGCCGGCCGCACTGAATTCGCCATGAGCCTGTTCGGCCGCGCCTGGGGAGACCGCATCAGCGGCCGCGTCTGGCTCGATGGAAGGGAGGTCCACCTGTCGAGCGTGGCGGCGGCGATCGATGCCGGCCTCGCTTACGTCACCGAGGACCGCAAGCAACTCGGCCTGATCCTTGACAGCGACGTCCGCAAGAACATCACGCTGGCAAGCCTCAGCCGCGTGGCGCGCCAAGGCGTGATCGATGACATGTCCGAATTGCGCGTTGCGAGCGATTACCGCAACCGGATGCGGATCAGGTGTTCCGATGTCTATCAGGAGACCGGCCAGCTCTCCGGTGGCAACCAGCAGAAAGTCGTGCTGTCGAAATGGCTGATGACCGATCCGAAAGTATTGATCCTCGACGAGCCTACGCGCGGCATCGATGTCGGGGCAAAGTACGAAATCTATTGTATCATCAACGAGCTTGCCGAGGCCGGCAAGGGGGTGGTGATGATCTCGTCGGAGATGCCGGAACTGCTCGGGGTTTGCGACCGCATCAGCGTGATGAATGACGGCGCCTTTGTCGGAGAATTCGCGGCCGCCGAGGCCACCCAGGAAAGGATCATGCGGGCCATCATGCGCAACAAGGAAATGGACAAGAAGGTACTTCAGGGAGATTTGCGGCCATGA
- the chvE gene encoding multiple monosaccharide ABC transporter substrate-binding protein, with product MTSLKTTLSALALAATMAATAVTGAFAQSKGTVGIAMPTKSSARWIDDGNNIVKILKERGYGTDLQYAEDDIPNQLSQVENMVTKGAKVLVIAAIDGTTLSDVLKQAKAKGITVIAYDRLIRDTPNVDYYATFDNFQVGVLQAQSIEQGLGLKEGKGPFNIELFGGSPDDNNAYFFYNGSMSVLQPYIDSGKLVIGSGQKGMDKVSTLRWDGATAQARMDNLLSAFYGRKRVDAVLSPYDGLSIGILSSLKGVGYGSGNMAMPVVSGQDAEVPSIKSMQRGEQYSTIFKDTRDLARVTADMVDASLSGKEVTVNDTKTYNNGVKVVPSYLLKPVVVDKSNWEKVLIDGGYYKRAQFD from the coding sequence ATGACTAGTCTGAAGACCACATTGTCGGCCCTGGCGCTGGCAGCAACCATGGCCGCAACGGCGGTGACCGGCGCTTTCGCCCAGAGCAAGGGAACGGTCGGCATCGCCATGCCGACAAAATCCTCGGCACGCTGGATCGACGATGGCAACAACATCGTGAAAATCCTGAAGGAGCGCGGCTACGGCACCGATTTGCAATACGCCGAGGACGACATTCCGAACCAGCTCTCTCAGGTCGAGAACATGGTGACCAAGGGCGCCAAGGTGCTGGTGATCGCGGCGATCGACGGCACCACGCTGTCGGACGTGCTGAAGCAGGCCAAGGCCAAGGGGATCACGGTCATCGCCTATGACCGGTTGATCCGCGACACGCCCAACGTCGATTACTACGCCACGTTCGACAATTTCCAGGTCGGCGTGCTGCAGGCGCAGTCGATCGAGCAGGGGCTCGGGCTGAAGGAAGGCAAGGGGCCCTTCAACATCGAATTGTTCGGCGGCTCGCCGGACGATAACAACGCCTACTTCTTCTACAACGGCTCGATGTCGGTGCTGCAACCCTATATCGACAGCGGCAAGCTGGTGATCGGCAGCGGCCAGAAGGGCATGGACAAGGTCTCGACCTTGCGCTGGGATGGCGCCACGGCTCAGGCGCGAATGGACAACCTCCTGAGCGCGTTCTACGGCCGCAAGCGGGTCGATGCCGTGCTCTCTCCCTATGATGGCCTGTCCATCGGCATTCTCTCTTCGCTGAAGGGCGTCGGCTATGGCAGCGGCAACATGGCGATGCCTGTCGTCAGCGGCCAGGATGCCGAGGTGCCGTCGATCAAGTCGATGCAGCGCGGCGAGCAGTATTCGACCATCTTCAAGGACACCCGCGATCTCGCCCGCGTCACCGCCGACATGGTGGACGCCTCGCTCAGCGGCAAGGAAGTGACCGTCAACGACACCAAGACCTACAACAACGGTGTCAAGGTGGTACCGTCCTATCTCCTGAAGCCTGTCGTCGTCGACAAGAGCAACTGGGAGAAGGTGCTGATCGACGGCGGCTACTACAAGCGTGCGCAGTTCGACTGA
- a CDS encoding SMP-30/gluconolactonase/LRE family protein gives MEEVPTTVLCSERCHLGEGPTYDAATDTAWWFDIVECRLFKARLDTGRITIHSLDVMGSALGRIDAHRQLLVADDGLYVRDAADGRMTLYCPLEADNAATRSNDARVHPSGTFWIGTMGRQAERELGAIYALHRGELSCLYESITIPNAICFSPDGTIGYFADTGKNMLFRVDLDAATGLPRGAPVALVTRRGGGGIDGAVVDADGLIWNARWGGGCIDVYSPQGEHLRTLRVPARQSSCPAFVGPDFSRLLVTSAWQGMAEEAKRADPDHGRTFVLDVAARGRPEPDVKLATG, from the coding sequence ATGGAAGAGGTGCCGACGACCGTTCTCTGTAGCGAGCGGTGTCATCTTGGCGAGGGACCGACCTACGACGCCGCCACCGATACGGCCTGGTGGTTCGACATCGTCGAATGCCGGCTGTTCAAGGCGCGGCTCGATACCGGCCGGATCACGATCCATTCGCTCGACGTGATGGGCAGTGCGCTTGGGCGGATCGATGCGCACCGCCAGCTCCTCGTTGCCGATGACGGCCTCTATGTCCGCGATGCGGCCGATGGTCGGATGACGCTGTACTGTCCGCTGGAAGCCGACAATGCGGCGACGCGTTCGAACGATGCGCGGGTTCATCCGTCCGGCACTTTCTGGATCGGCACCATGGGGCGCCAGGCCGAGCGGGAACTGGGCGCCATCTATGCGCTGCATCGCGGCGAACTGTCGTGTCTCTATGAGAGCATCACGATCCCGAACGCGATCTGCTTCTCGCCGGACGGGACGATCGGCTATTTCGCCGACACCGGGAAGAACATGCTGTTCCGCGTCGACCTCGATGCGGCGACCGGCCTGCCGCGCGGCGCGCCGGTCGCGCTGGTCACCCGGCGAGGTGGCGGCGGCATCGACGGTGCGGTGGTCGATGCCGACGGGCTGATCTGGAATGCGCGCTGGGGCGGCGGCTGCATCGATGTCTACAGCCCGCAAGGCGAGCATCTGCGCACGCTCCGCGTTCCGGCACGGCAGTCGAGTTGTCCTGCCTTTGTCGGGCCAGATTTCTCACGCCTGCTCGTTACCTCGGCCTGGCAGGGGATGGCGGAGGAGGCGAAACGCGCCGATCCCGATCATGGCCGCACCTTCGTGCTCGATGTAGCAGCGCGTGGCCGCCCTGAACCGGACGTAAAACTTGCAACAGGTTGA
- a CDS encoding aldose epimerase family protein, whose translation MNVSSNPHVARSTFGLLPDGTEVERITLQAADGLEARIMTYGASLQALLVPDTAGRRDDIVLGHDTFEGYLARRQFFGATVGRYANRIAGARFRLDGAKVQLAANNGANALHGGLEGFDSRNWRIVAIEDGDHPAVTLAYTSAHGEEGYPGALEVEVTWRLAGPMELMLDMTARTDRPTVVNLTNHSFFNLAGARSGRNILDHRLTVAADHFLAIDAGAIPLPQPPSAVTDTPFDFRAGVEVGARIRNDHPQLRVGRGYDHNFCLAPANGEPRFAARLAEPASGRVLELFTNQPGLQVYSGNFLDGSTAGKGGRLYRQSDAMCLEPHAWPDTPNRPDFPTARLSPGEVYRHTTLYRFTHANGGAIGTQSEVELPGGGG comes from the coding sequence ATGAACGTGTCTTCCAATCCTCACGTCGCGCGTTCCACCTTCGGGCTGCTGCCCGACGGGACCGAAGTCGAGCGCATTACGCTGCAAGCGGCTGATGGACTGGAAGCGCGTATCATGACCTATGGCGCATCGCTGCAGGCATTGCTGGTGCCGGATACTGCCGGTCGTCGCGACGACATCGTGCTCGGTCATGACACGTTCGAGGGATATCTCGCCCGGCGGCAGTTCTTCGGCGCAACCGTCGGACGCTATGCCAATCGCATCGCCGGCGCGCGCTTCAGGCTCGACGGCGCCAAGGTGCAACTCGCGGCAAATAACGGTGCCAATGCGTTACATGGCGGGCTGGAGGGCTTCGATAGCCGCAACTGGCGGATCGTCGCGATCGAAGATGGAGATCATCCGGCCGTGACGCTTGCCTACACCAGCGCTCATGGCGAGGAAGGATATCCCGGCGCGCTGGAAGTGGAGGTGACCTGGCGTCTTGCCGGGCCGATGGAACTTATGCTCGACATGACGGCGCGGACCGATCGCCCCACCGTGGTCAATCTCACCAATCACAGCTTTTTCAATCTGGCCGGTGCGCGGTCGGGCCGGAATATTCTCGATCATCGCCTCACTGTGGCGGCAGATCATTTCCTCGCCATTGATGCCGGCGCGATCCCGCTGCCGCAGCCGCCCAGTGCGGTAACGGATACGCCGTTCGACTTCCGGGCAGGCGTCGAGGTTGGCGCGCGGATCCGCAACGACCATCCGCAACTGCGAGTGGGCCGCGGCTATGACCATAATTTCTGCCTCGCGCCGGCCAACGGCGAGCCTCGCTTCGCTGCGCGGCTCGCGGAGCCCGCGTCCGGCCGCGTGCTCGAACTGTTCACCAACCAGCCCGGGCTGCAGGTCTATTCCGGAAACTTTCTCGACGGCTCCACCGCCGGAAAGGGCGGCCGCCTCTATCGGCAGTCGGACGCCATGTGCCTTGAGCCGCACGCCTGGCCCGATACGCCGAACCGGCCCGACTTCCCGACCGCACGGCTTTCCCCGGGCGAGGTCTATCGCCACACCACGCTGTACCGCTTTACGCATGCAAACGGGGGCGCAATCGGGACACAATCCGAGGTAGAGTTGCCTGGAGGGGGCGGGTAA
- a CDS encoding Gfo/Idh/MocA family oxidoreductase, with protein MNPLRVAIVGFGKIARDQHVPAIAAADGVELVAVASRNASLPGVPHAATLDELLRDGPPIDAVALCTPPQVRHAQAAMALAAGKHVMLEKPPGATVAEITPLVTAARAAQRTLFATWHSRFAPAVEPARQLLAGRKVTSVKITWKEDVRVWHPGQVWIFEPGGLGVFDPGINALSILTRILPQPLFVTSADLAFPANRDAPIAATLALSDAQGLNITAEFDFLQTGPQSWDIDLDTDGGPVTLSMGGARLRAGGKQLVDAAEAEYVGLYRRFRELAATGESDVDLAPLQIVADAFLLGRRRTVEPFEEAT; from the coding sequence ATGAACCCGCTTCGCGTCGCCATCGTCGGCTTCGGCAAGATCGCACGCGACCAGCACGTGCCGGCGATTGCCGCGGCTGATGGCGTGGAACTCGTTGCAGTCGCCAGCCGCAACGCCTCGCTTCCCGGCGTACCGCATGCGGCGACGCTTGATGAATTGTTGCGCGACGGTCCGCCGATCGACGCGGTGGCGCTGTGTACCCCGCCGCAGGTTCGTCACGCGCAGGCGGCGATGGCGCTTGCCGCCGGCAAGCATGTGATGCTGGAAAAGCCGCCGGGGGCAACAGTCGCTGAAATCACTCCGCTCGTGACCGCCGCAAGGGCAGCACAACGCACGCTGTTCGCCACGTGGCACTCGCGCTTCGCGCCGGCGGTCGAGCCGGCGCGGCAGTTGCTGGCCGGCCGGAAGGTCACATCAGTCAAAATTACCTGGAAGGAAGACGTGCGGGTCTGGCATCCGGGGCAGGTCTGGATCTTTGAGCCGGGCGGGCTCGGTGTGTTCGACCCCGGCATCAACGCGCTTTCGATCCTGACGCGCATTCTGCCGCAGCCCTTGTTCGTGACGTCGGCCGATCTCGCATTCCCCGCCAATCGCGACGCGCCGATCGCCGCCACGCTCGCGCTCAGCGATGCGCAGGGACTGAATATCACAGCTGAGTTCGACTTCCTGCAGACCGGCCCGCAGAGCTGGGACATTGATCTCGACACCGACGGCGGCCCGGTCACGCTTTCCATGGGTGGGGCGAGGTTGCGGGCAGGGGGCAAGCAACTCGTCGATGCCGCCGAAGCCGAATATGTCGGGCTCTACCGCCGCTTCCGCGAACTCGCCGCCACCGGCGAGTCCGATGTCGATCTCGCGCCGCTCCAGATCGTTGCCGACGCGTTCCTGCTGGGGCGACGCCGCACGGTCGAGCCCTTCGAGGAGGCGACATGA
- a CDS encoding FadR/GntR family transcriptional regulator codes for MTSRLVVIPTRRAHSNHAEVARSIGVDIIAGRYAEGGRLPGDVELTAMFGVSRPVLRESVKTLVAKGLLTTKARVGTVVRERGAWNMFDADVLAWHLDAGIDRRFLNDLAEIRLAVEPRAAALAAGRRSEADIAELHRSMARMRREASDSVGFADGDLALHLAVANASGNLFMRSIGNVIEAALRASFLLSAPVETQDRETVLLWHQRIVDAIESGDAEAATAAMIEVIHNGLRRHEGGPASSGAAPATSAAVESGEQS; via the coding sequence ATGACGTCCCGGCTTGTCGTCATCCCGACGCGGCGCGCGCATTCCAACCACGCCGAGGTTGCCCGCAGCATCGGCGTCGACATCATCGCCGGCCGTTACGCCGAAGGAGGCCGCCTGCCGGGTGACGTCGAACTCACGGCGATGTTCGGCGTATCGCGACCGGTGTTGCGCGAGAGCGTCAAAACCCTGGTTGCGAAGGGGCTGCTCACCACCAAGGCGCGGGTCGGCACCGTGGTGCGCGAGCGCGGCGCCTGGAACATGTTCGACGCCGATGTGCTGGCCTGGCATCTCGATGCTGGCATCGACCGCCGCTTTCTCAACGATCTCGCCGAGATTCGCCTCGCCGTCGAGCCGCGCGCCGCCGCGCTCGCGGCTGGCCGCCGCTCGGAGGCCGACATCGCCGAATTGCACCGGAGCATGGCGCGGATGCGGCGCGAGGCTTCCGACTCGGTGGGTTTTGCCGACGGCGATCTTGCCCTGCACCTGGCCGTGGCCAACGCCTCCGGCAATTTGTTCATGCGCTCGATCGGCAACGTCATCGAGGCGGCGTTGCGCGCCTCGTTTCTGCTCAGCGCGCCGGTCGAAACGCAGGACCGCGAGACGGTGCTGTTGTGGCACCAGCGCATTGTCGATGCGATCGAGAGCGGCGATGCCGAGGCAGCCACCGCCGCTATGATCGAGGTGATCCATAATGGATTGCGCCGGCATGAGGGTGGTCCGGCATCGTCCGGAGCCGCACCTGCGACATCAGCGGCAGTCGAGTCCGGAGAGCAATCATGA
- the yjfF gene encoding galactofuranose ABC transporter, permease protein YjfF gives MRGLPPVAITAMVFVVGFALCTVQFPNFASTRVAANLLTDNAFLGIVATGMTFVIISGGIDLSVGSVIGFTTVFVALAIERLGVPPLIAFAAILLLCAAFGAAMGAVIHFFDMPPFIVTLAGMFLARGASFLMSTESTPISAPLYSTVSDFALRLPGGGRLTAIALIMLAVVAAGAVLLHFTRFGANVYALGGSRATTALMGIPVGSMTVRIYMLSSVLAGLAGIVFSFYTAAGYSLSAVGVELDSIAAVVIGGTLLTGGQGSVVGTLLGVLIQGLIQTYINFDGTLSSWWTKIVTGVLLFAFIALQQAMLGIARRAGPRKAGVLKS, from the coding sequence ATGAGGGGTCTGCCGCCGGTCGCGATCACGGCCATGGTGTTCGTCGTCGGATTTGCGCTCTGCACGGTGCAATTTCCCAATTTCGCGTCCACCCGCGTGGCCGCCAATCTGCTGACCGACAACGCCTTCCTCGGCATCGTCGCCACCGGCATGACCTTCGTGATCATTTCCGGCGGGATCGACCTGTCGGTCGGGTCGGTGATCGGCTTCACCACCGTGTTCGTCGCGCTGGCGATCGAGCGCCTCGGCGTGCCGCCGCTGATAGCCTTCGCCGCGATCCTCTTGTTGTGCGCCGCGTTTGGCGCGGCCATGGGCGCCGTCATCCATTTCTTTGACATGCCGCCGTTCATCGTCACGCTGGCGGGCATGTTCCTCGCCCGCGGCGCCAGCTTCCTGATGTCGACGGAATCGACGCCGATATCAGCGCCGCTCTATTCGACGGTGTCGGATTTTGCGTTGCGGCTGCCCGGGGGCGGCCGGCTCACGGCCATCGCCCTCATCATGCTGGCGGTGGTCGCGGCAGGCGCCGTGCTGCTGCATTTCACCCGCTTCGGGGCCAACGTCTATGCGCTCGGCGGCAGCCGCGCGACCACGGCCCTGATGGGCATACCGGTCGGGTCCATGACGGTGCGCATCTATATGCTGTCGAGCGTCCTTGCCGGGCTCGCCGGCATTGTGTTCTCCTTCTACACCGCGGCGGGCTATTCCCTGTCGGCCGTCGGCGTCGAACTGGATTCCATCGCGGCTGTGGTGATCGGCGGTACCTTGCTGACCGGCGGCCAGGGGTCGGTGGTCGGCACGTTGCTCGGCGTGCTGATCCAGGGCCTGATCCAGACCTACATCAATTTCGATGGAACCTTGTCGAGCTGGTGGACCAAGATCGTGACCGGTGTTCTTCTTTTCGCGTTCATCGCCCTGCAGCAGGCCATGCTGGGCATCGCCCGCCGCGCCGGCCCTCGTAAGGCAGGAGTCCTCAAATCATGA